Proteins from a single region of Papaver somniferum cultivar HN1 unplaced genomic scaffold, ASM357369v1 unplaced-scaffold_79, whole genome shotgun sequence:
- the LOC113344750 gene encoding probable inactive purple acid phosphatase 27 — protein MSHLPHRSSHFLYSFSITTFLFQFPLFSCSSVEMMNSTTEYFQPYTAISEFRMLNRRTLFECPDPNPFLQVNFSSSSQSGLLNEENITVTVSGVLIPSDSDWLAMISPSSSYVSSCALSGLFYEQTGDLSKLPLLCHYPVKAQYLSADPSYLGCKTKECKKEESGKCVLHTCSGSVTFHVVNIRTDIEFVFFAGGFETPCILKRSSPMKFANPNSPLYGHLSSIDSSGTSMKLTWVSGDKEPQQVQYGDGNSHASDANTFTQKEMCDSPIKSPAIDFGWHDPGYIHSAVMTDLQPSTTYSYRYGSDSVGWSNETKFRTPPAGGSDELQFLAFGDMGKAPLDGSIEHYIQPGSLSVIEAMAKEVESGEVDSVFHIGDISYATGFLVEWDYFLSMIQPVASHVTYMTAIGNHERDYINSGSVYITPDSGGECGVAYEAYFPMPTSAKDKPWYSINQASIHFTVISTEHPWTENSEQYEWIGNDLASVDRSKTPWVIFTGHRPMYSSYPGNVDGRFTDAVEPLLLKNKVDLALCGHVHNYERTCDVFQKDCKAMPIKGGDGIDTYDNTNYTAPVHVVIGTAGFKLDKFSENQIYDGWSLSRHTEFGYIRGHATKEELKIEFVISNTGTVGDSFVINKGKKQQSSWSKKLLPDKSLKDILGEKKL, from the exons TGTCTCATCTTCCGCACAGAAGTTCTCATTTTCTGTACAGTTTCTCCATAACTACTTTTTTGTTTCAGTTTCCATTATTCTCTTGTTCATCTGTTGAAATGATGAATTCTACAACAGAATATTTTCAGCCTTACACGGCCATTTCAGAGTTTCGAATGCTAAATCGAAGAACTTTATTCGAATGTCCTGATCCAAACCCATTTCTACAAGTTAATTTCAGTTCTTCATCACAGTCGGGACTTTTGAACGAAGAAAACATAACTGTTACTGTTTCTGGTGTTTTAATTCCTTCGGATTCTGATTGGTTGGCAATGATCTCACCTTCAAGTTCATA TGTCTCTTCTTGTGCTTTAAGTGGATTGTTTTACGAGCAGACTGGGGATCTTAGCAAGCTGCCTCTTCTTTGCCATTATCCTGTCAAG GCTCAATATTTGAGCGCGGATCCTTCTTATCTTGGTTGCAAGACAAAAGAATGCAAAAAGGAAGAATCGGGTAAATGTGTACTGCATACTTGCAGTGGATCCGTTACGTTCCATGTTGTTAATATAAGAACAGACATCGAATTTGTGTTTTTCGCTGGAGGCTTCGAGACACCTTGCATTTTAAAAAGGTCAAGCCCTATGAAATTTGCTAATCCAaattctcctttatatggtcATCTCTCCAGCATTGATTCATCCGGGACATCG ATGAAATTGACATGGGTAAGTGGAGATAAAGAACCTCAACAGGTTCAGTATGGGGATGGAAATTCACATGCATCAGATGCTAATACGTTTACTCAAAAGGAGATGTGTG ATTCACCAATAAAAAGTCCAGCTATTGATTTCGGATGGCATGACCCTGGTTACATTCATTCAGCTGTGATGACTGACCTTCAACCATCAACCACCTACTCCTACAGATATGGCAG TGATTCAGTAGGCTGGAGTAATGAAACAAAATTCAGGACCCCACCCGCAGGGGGTTCAGACGAACTTCAATTCCTTGCCTTCGGGGATATGGGAAAGGCCCCTCTAGACGGGTCCATTGAGCACTACATTCAG CCTGGATCTCTTTCGGTGATTGAAGCCATGGCGAAAGAAGTAGAATCAGGAGAGGTGGACTCAGTCTTTCATATCGGAGACATAAGTTATGCCACTGGTTTCCTGGTAGAGTGGGACTATTTCCTTAGCATGATCCAGCCTGTTGCTTCTCATGTCACCTACATGACAGCAATTGGCAACCATGAGAG AGACTACATAAACTCTGGATCTGTTTATATAACCCCAGATTCTGGTGGAGAATGTGGAGTTGCTTATGAGGCCTATTTTCCTATGCCCACATCTGCGAAAGACAAACCTTGGTACTCAATCAACCAAGCCAGCATTCACTTCACTGTAATCTCAACTGAGCATCCGTGGACTGAGAACTCCGAGCAG TATGAATGGATTGGAAATGACTTAGCATCGGTTGATCGCTCGAAAACACCTTGGGTAATTTTTACAGG GCACCGACCTATGTATTCATCCTATCCTGGCAATGTGGATGGCAGGTTTACTGATGCGGTGGAGCCATTACTACTTAAGAATAAG GTGGATCTTGCTTTGTGCGGTCATGTACATAACTATGAGAGAACCTGTGATGTCTTTCAAAAAGATTGTAAAGCCATGCCTATAAAAGGTGGAGATGGGATTGACACGTATGATAATACCAATTATACTGCTCCAGTCCATGTAGTTATTGGTACGGCAGGCTTCAAATTGGACAAGTTTTCTGAGAACCAA ATTTACGATGGTTGGAGTTTATCAAGGCATACAGAATTCGGATATATTAGAGGGCATGCGACAAAGGAAGAGTTAAAAATAGAG TTTGTCATCTCAAATACGGGAACTGTTGGCGATAGCTTTGTGATCAACAAAGGAAAGAAGCAACAGAGTAGCTGGAGTAAGAAGTTGCTTCCAGATAAAAGCTTAAAGGATATTTTAGGTGAAAAAAAGTTGTAA